Proteins from one Cellulosilyticum lentocellum DSM 5427 genomic window:
- a CDS encoding HelD family protein, translated as MSDYEVVLKAEQVYLDKVTEFLNEQISLGGDAVDEQKRNLIALRREMWAGGVPAVDDYDRNIELTQYHTMERIETSQYEHKLGKLEKYKRVLDKPYFGRFDFTEEGESTEAVYIGYQNVMNDDTYEVMVYDWRAPIASMFYRNELGPASYEAPCGEIRGEVSLKRQYEIEKGKLDYFFDCSLTITDDMLKEALGNNASTYMKNIVETIQKEQDMIIRNKGNDVLIVQGVAGSGKTSIAMHRIAFLLYERMAEGLTSDNIMIISPNHLFGEYVSTVLPELGEENVKYSTMEDFFETYFKQSIRMRSRSSQLEYMITNKNRKAIRNTIRFKGSSQFVHMLDRLIDIYEKELIQFKDVYYAEELIADAKSLKKNFLDNPINMAVGRRLDRIQNRLEKKLRELEKAKRKELFKMLKGEGGYDVDEKVNEKLNSYRDQTLGTIRSFTKVNCFRLYEKLFKDESLFNRAASGLNLPKSSDSIRTFTAKSLRADLVTYEDGMALLYLKLKLEGERLYPQIKQVLIDEAQDYYPLQYKVLGEIFKGTQYTILGDIGQTIEKSETEDLYDEVIRCLEPKNALKLSLTKSYRSSYEISLFTSKLRDGEVGAIAFERHEEVPVIAEHENEAQELEWIEDRVKTYQKEGYETIAIICKSQKQVNHVYSKLSRKLDIHQLNPEEEGYQKGIHIMPVYMAKGLEYDAVIVYEVNEVNYDEPEDKQLLYIACTRALHRLALCHTGEVSHFLKI; from the coding sequence GTGAGTGATTATGAAGTAGTATTAAAAGCAGAACAAGTTTACTTAGATAAAGTAACAGAATTTCTTAATGAACAGATTTCATTAGGGGGAGATGCGGTTGATGAACAAAAGAGAAACCTTATAGCTCTCAGAAGAGAGATGTGGGCAGGGGGAGTACCAGCTGTTGATGATTACGATAGAAATATTGAACTTACTCAATATCATACTATGGAGAGAATAGAAACCTCTCAATATGAACATAAACTAGGGAAGTTAGAAAAATATAAACGTGTGTTAGATAAACCATACTTTGGACGTTTTGATTTTACAGAAGAAGGAGAAAGTACAGAAGCTGTTTACATTGGTTATCAAAATGTTATGAACGATGATACCTATGAGGTAATGGTTTATGACTGGAGAGCACCTATTGCAAGTATGTTTTATCGTAATGAATTAGGACCTGCTAGCTATGAGGCCCCTTGTGGAGAGATTCGCGGGGAAGTGAGTTTAAAGAGACAATACGAAATTGAAAAGGGAAAGCTAGATTATTTCTTTGATTGCTCCTTAACTATTACAGACGACATGCTAAAAGAAGCTTTAGGCAACAATGCTTCGACCTATATGAAAAACATCGTTGAGACCATTCAAAAAGAGCAAGATATGATTATTAGAAATAAAGGAAATGATGTACTTATTGTTCAAGGGGTAGCAGGAAGTGGAAAAACGTCTATTGCGATGCATCGAATTGCCTTTTTATTATATGAACGTATGGCAGAGGGACTTACTAGCGATAACATTATGATTATCTCTCCCAACCACTTATTTGGAGAATATGTAAGTACTGTTTTACCAGAGCTAGGGGAAGAGAATGTAAAATATAGTACTATGGAAGATTTCTTTGAAACTTATTTTAAACAGAGTATTCGCATGCGTTCTAGAAGTAGTCAATTAGAATACATGATTACGAATAAAAATAGAAAGGCTATTAGAAATACCATTCGCTTTAAAGGGTCTAGCCAATTTGTACACATGTTAGACCGTTTAATTGATATTTATGAAAAAGAGCTTATTCAGTTTAAAGACGTTTATTATGCAGAAGAATTGATTGCAGATGCAAAAAGCCTCAAAAAGAACTTCCTAGATAATCCTATTAATATGGCTGTTGGTAGACGTTTAGATCGAATTCAAAATAGGCTAGAGAAAAAGCTACGAGAGTTAGAAAAAGCAAAACGAAAAGAACTTTTTAAAATGCTTAAAGGTGAAGGCGGCTATGATGTAGACGAAAAGGTTAATGAAAAGTTAAATAGCTATAGAGATCAAACGTTAGGCACAATAAGAAGTTTTACTAAGGTTAATTGTTTTAGATTATATGAGAAATTATTTAAGGATGAAAGCTTATTTAATCGCGCCGCATCAGGGTTAAATTTGCCTAAGTCTAGTGATTCGATTCGCACTTTTACAGCAAAGAGTTTAAGAGCGGACCTAGTAACTTATGAAGATGGAATGGCTCTACTTTACTTGAAGTTAAAGTTAGAAGGTGAAAGACTTTATCCTCAGATTAAACAAGTACTTATAGATGAAGCTCAAGATTATTATCCATTACAATATAAAGTCTTAGGAGAAATCTTTAAAGGTACACAATATACTATCCTAGGTGATATCGGTCAAACCATTGAAAAATCAGAAACAGAAGATTTATATGATGAGGTTATTAGATGTTTAGAGCCTAAAAACGCATTAAAGCTAAGTCTTACTAAAAGTTATCGTTCATCTTATGAAATTAGCTTATTTACCTCTAAGTTGAGAGATGGAGAGGTAGGTGCTATTGCTTTTGAAAGACATGAAGAAGTCCCTGTTATTGCTGAGCATGAAAATGAAGCTCAAGAACTGGAGTGGATAGAAGATCGAGTTAAGACTTATCAAAAAGAAGGCTATGAAACCATAGCAATCATCTGTAAATCTCAAAAACAAGTGAATCATGTGTATAGTAAGCTTTCTAGAAAGCTAGATATTCACCAATTAAATCCAGAAGAAGAAGGTTATCAAAAAGGTATTCACATTATGCCAGTTTATATGGCAAAAGGATTAGAATATGATGCAGTTATTGTCTATGAAGTGAATGAAGTGAATTATGATGAGCCGGAGGATAAACAACTTCTTTATATTGCTTGTACTAGGGCACTTCACCGTTTAGCATTATGTCATACAGGAGAAGTGAGTCATTTTTTAAAGATATAG
- a CDS encoding TetR/AcrR family transcriptional regulator — translation MKTKEKIVYEALTLFSMQGYNAVSVRDISRAVGIKESSLYNHFKNKQDIFDGVVEVCYEKATTFYEAMQIPYTIGDSKVDMYQGISNELLMQITFKIFEYYFCDEYAVKFRRMLIIEQFNNKKIQELYRKLYMEDVIHFQSSIFKYLISKGEFRSVDPEYIAIAFYSPIFLMLNQYDEFDEEVKQKLKRHVLEFKEAFKPE, via the coding sequence ATGAAGACAAAAGAGAAGATAGTTTATGAAGCGTTAACCTTGTTTTCAATGCAAGGATACAATGCTGTTTCGGTAAGGGATATTTCACGGGCAGTAGGGATTAAGGAAAGTTCTTTATACAATCATTTTAAGAACAAGCAAGATATTTTTGATGGAGTAGTTGAAGTTTGTTATGAAAAAGCTACTACTTTTTATGAAGCGATGCAAATCCCTTATACGATAGGAGATAGTAAGGTAGATATGTATCAAGGGATTTCGAATGAACTGCTTATGCAGATTACATTTAAAATATTCGAGTACTATTTTTGTGATGAATATGCAGTTAAGTTTAGAAGGATGCTTATTATTGAGCAATTTAATAATAAAAAGATTCAAGAACTTTATAGAAAGCTTTATATGGAGGATGTAATTCATTTCCAGTCCAGCATATTTAAATATCTTATTTCAAAAGGAGAGTTCAGAAGCGTTGATCCGGAGTATATAGCAATAGCGTTTTATTCGCCGATCTTCTTGATGCTAAATCAATATGATGAGTTTGATGAGGAAGTTAAACAGAAACTAAAAAGGCATGTACTTGAATTTAAGGAAGCTTTTAAGCCAGAATAG
- a CDS encoding M56 family metallopeptidase translates to MNVIGEILSWSLMASGIIGIILLLRVLLKGKIQRSLIYGLWIVVLIRLIIPVLPSSKISIFNLFDTGISSARLNTSNASSLQEKVLLEAEFSPEKDIIITTANEESGQAMKAEADMFNNNSPLRNSLLSETVSLILLLIWLLGSIVVIGYFGYGYCKLKKELKGAEKVTDEKILIRAQQIKEKVHIHADISMVKGKYPMIFGFLRPIICIPEGFSIEEVEMMLYHELIHLKYRDNKVTYLQILAVAFHWFNPLAWLAMKLMKEDMEIACDERVMALGVNRKQYANTLLNIVFTPKNQQYLVQGMGENPNHIKERIIKITMFKKHKLGVSIIGGLLLVGVILVCLTNAIPKKDGGVIPSAQQSNKDTNETTKLPGANNIAVFGLDADGTRTDTIFVVNFNDNQDEVRIVSIPRDTKIEWDEEQSNLLKPESVFVSKIGEMYAYSQGQYIEQLAVKEIEEMLNIQIASYVIIDFTAVEKTIDSIGGLELDIPQDMYYRDSAQGLNINIKAGLQQLNGSDVLGVLRYRKGYINGDVGRIQMQQYVMSTFLSKILNDGDISTITASALEIIKGVKTNINVDDITYYIKLVMGIDTKNIQFYTIAGEANSQEGRSYFYPDMDKNLTILNK, encoded by the coding sequence ATGAATGTCATAGGGGAGATTTTAAGTTGGAGTTTAATGGCTAGCGGCATTATTGGAATTATACTGCTATTAAGAGTGTTACTTAAAGGGAAAATACAAAGAAGCTTAATATACGGTTTGTGGATTGTAGTTTTAATTAGGCTAATTATACCAGTATTACCGAGTAGCAAAATAAGCATTTTTAACTTATTTGATACAGGAATATCAAGTGCTAGGCTGAATACATCAAATGCTTCCAGTTTACAGGAAAAGGTGTTATTAGAGGCTGAATTTAGTCCTGAAAAAGATATTATAATTACAACAGCTAATGAAGAGTCTGGACAAGCTATGAAGGCAGAAGCGGATATGTTCAATAATAATAGCCCACTAAGGAACAGCTTACTTAGCGAGACAGTAAGCTTAATACTGCTACTTATATGGCTGTTAGGGAGTATAGTGGTAATTGGTTATTTTGGATACGGATATTGTAAATTAAAGAAAGAATTAAAAGGTGCAGAAAAGGTAACAGATGAAAAAATTCTTATACGTGCACAGCAGATCAAAGAAAAGGTACATATTCATGCTGATATTAGTATGGTTAAAGGGAAGTACCCAATGATCTTTGGCTTTTTAAGGCCAATCATTTGTATACCTGAAGGGTTTAGTATAGAAGAAGTAGAAATGATGTTATATCATGAATTAATTCACTTGAAGTATAGAGATAACAAGGTAACTTATCTTCAAATTTTAGCAGTAGCATTTCATTGGTTTAATCCTCTAGCATGGCTGGCTATGAAATTAATGAAAGAAGATATGGAAATAGCTTGTGATGAAAGAGTAATGGCTTTAGGAGTTAACAGAAAGCAGTATGCTAATACATTATTAAATATAGTTTTCACACCTAAAAACCAGCAATATCTAGTACAGGGAATGGGAGAAAATCCTAATCACATTAAAGAGAGAATTATAAAAATTACAATGTTTAAAAAGCATAAGTTAGGAGTTTCTATTATAGGAGGGCTTCTTTTGGTGGGGGTTATTTTAGTTTGTTTAACTAATGCTATACCAAAGAAAGATGGAGGAGTCATACCTAGTGCTCAGCAAAGTAATAAGGATACTAACGAAACTACTAAGTTACCGGGAGCAAACAATATAGCAGTGTTTGGTCTTGATGCGGATGGTACACGAACAGATACTATTTTTGTAGTGAATTTTAATGATAATCAAGATGAAGTAAGAATTGTTTCTATTCCTAGAGATACAAAGATTGAGTGGGATGAAGAACAAAGTAATTTACTAAAGCCAGAATCTGTTTTTGTAAGTAAAATAGGAGAGATGTATGCCTATAGCCAGGGACAATACATAGAACAATTAGCTGTAAAAGAAATAGAAGAAATGTTAAATATTCAGATTGCAAGCTATGTTATTATAGACTTTACAGCTGTGGAAAAAACAATTGATAGTATAGGCGGATTAGAATTAGATATACCACAAGATATGTATTATAGGGATAGTGCTCAGGGACTTAACATTAATATTAAAGCAGGGCTTCAACAATTGAATGGAAGCGATGTATTAGGGGTTTTAAGATATAGAAAAGGTTATATAAACGGTGATGTTGGACGTATTCAAATGCAACAATACGTCATGAGTACCTTCTTAAGCAAGATATTAAACGATGGAGATATAAGTACTATTACGGCTAGCGCGCTAGAAATCATAAAGGGTGTAAAGACTAATATCAATGTAGACGATATAACTTATTACATAAAGCTAGTAATGGGCATAGATACAAAGAACATACAATTTTACACCATAGCTGGAGAAGCCAATAGCCAGGAAGGTAGAAGTTACTTCTATCCAGATATGGATAAGAACTTAACTATTTTAAATAAGTAG
- a CDS encoding AzlC family ABC transporter permease produces the protein MNTKKKALKAAIPHTIPVLAGFIFLGIAYGVLMASKGYGALWSFLMSTIAFCGSMQFVAITLLTSTFAPVQTLILTLLVNARHLFYGISMLKKYRGVGRLKPFLIFMMCDETFSVNYSAQVPEGVDKGWFYFFISFLNYSYWALGSVLGGLLGNFITFNTEGLDFSLTALFVVIFLDQWKERKNRVPALLGVGAASISLVIFGPSDFIIPAMILILASLTLLRRKLDPKVEGDEQICI, from the coding sequence ATGAATACAAAGAAAAAGGCTCTAAAAGCGGCTATTCCACATACTATTCCGGTTTTGGCAGGATTTATATTTTTAGGTATAGCTTATGGCGTACTAATGGCAAGTAAAGGGTATGGTGCTTTATGGTCATTTTTAATGAGTACCATAGCTTTTTGCGGAAGCATGCAGTTTGTGGCAATTACATTACTAACAAGCACGTTTGCTCCAGTACAAACGCTTATTTTAACTTTATTAGTTAATGCAAGACATTTGTTTTATGGCATATCAATGCTTAAGAAATATAGAGGAGTAGGAAGATTAAAGCCTTTTCTTATTTTCATGATGTGCGATGAAACCTTTTCAGTCAATTATAGTGCTCAAGTCCCAGAAGGTGTAGATAAGGGATGGTTCTATTTTTTTATTTCATTTCTAAACTATAGCTATTGGGCATTAGGGTCAGTATTAGGCGGATTATTGGGGAACTTTATTACGTTTAATACAGAAGGATTAGATTTTTCATTAACAGCATTATTTGTAGTTATTTTTTTGGACCAATGGAAGGAAAGGAAAAACCGGGTTCCTGCTTTATTAGGGGTAGGCGCTGCTAGTATAAGCTTAGTTATATTTGGACCAAGTGATTTTATTATTCCAGCTATGATTCTTATTTTAGCTAGCTTAACTTTACTTAGAAGAAAATTAGATCCGAAGGTAGAGGGGGATGAGCAGATATGTATTTAA
- a CDS encoding LysR family transcriptional regulator codes for MISELHLYHVFYTVAQYQSFSQAAKALYISQPAVSKSIKALESSLGTSLFSRRSKGISLTPEGELFYKHVQTALEALEEGEKLLLKLHSLNAGQINLGVSSTLGTHFLMPLLKSFMERYPHIKLQIINDSTTKTLDLAKKGVLDIVIVSSSNYYDGLSFIPLKKIEDIFVCSPSYYESISSLTLPELCEQASFMFLSKDSVTRLYLETVLANQGISIVPDIVAGDMNFLIACAKLGLGITSVIKDFVSEELATGSLVEIPFTLSPSKRSIDIAYATDTTFSKATSCFIDFLNQELL; via the coding sequence TTGATTAGTGAACTTCATTTATATCATGTTTTTTATACAGTGGCTCAGTATCAAAGCTTTTCTCAAGCAGCCAAAGCCCTTTATATTTCTCAACCAGCAGTTAGTAAATCTATTAAAGCCTTAGAATCTTCTCTAGGAACCTCCCTTTTTTCTAGGCGTTCTAAAGGCATTTCTCTTACACCAGAAGGCGAGCTTTTTTATAAACATGTTCAAACGGCCTTAGAAGCCTTAGAAGAAGGCGAAAAACTTCTCCTTAAGCTTCATTCCTTAAATGCAGGGCAAATTAATCTAGGAGTTAGTTCTACTTTAGGAACACATTTTCTCATGCCTCTGCTAAAAAGCTTTATGGAACGTTACCCTCATATTAAATTACAAATTATTAATGATTCTACAACAAAGACATTAGACTTAGCAAAAAAAGGGGTACTTGATATTGTTATTGTAAGTTCATCTAACTATTATGATGGTCTTAGTTTCATCCCTTTAAAGAAAATTGAGGATATCTTCGTTTGTAGTCCTAGTTACTATGAATCCATTTCTTCTCTAACCTTACCAGAGCTTTGCGAACAGGCTTCTTTTATGTTTTTATCTAAAGATAGTGTCACTAGACTTTACTTGGAAACAGTCCTTGCTAATCAGGGAATTTCCATTGTTCCTGATATTGTTGCTGGAGATATGAATTTCCTTATTGCTTGTGCAAAACTCGGACTTGGTATTACTTCTGTTATTAAAGACTTTGTATCAGAAGAGTTGGCAACTGGATCCTTGGTAGAAATTCCTTTTACTCTCTCTCCAAGTAAACGTTCTATTGATATTGCTTATGCTACTGACACTACTTTTTCTAAAGCAACTTCTTGTTTTATTGACTTTTTAAATCAAGAGCTATTATAA
- a CDS encoding helix-turn-helix domain-containing protein, translated as MFSENLKALRKTKGFTQEEIAIRLNVVRQTISKWEKGLSIPDADILIKIAALFDVSVSELLGSKLEDEKDINIVAEQLSRINEQLAIKNRRAHLIWKSIIIVITTIVVINIILVIVGIVSFNSFQNIKTTTVVTETEVIIPKE; from the coding sequence GTGTTTAGTGAAAACCTAAAAGCATTAAGGAAAACAAAAGGATTTACACAAGAAGAAATTGCTATTAGATTAAATGTAGTTCGTCAGACGATTTCAAAGTGGGAAAAAGGACTTTCTATACCTGATGCAGATATATTAATCAAAATTGCGGCACTCTTTGACGTATCAGTAAGTGAGCTACTGGGTTCTAAGTTAGAGGATGAAAAAGATATTAATATTGTAGCAGAGCAATTATCTAGGATAAATGAGCAGCTTGCTATAAAAAATCGTCGTGCTCATCTTATTTGGAAAAGTATTATAATTGTTATTACTACCATTGTAGTCATAAATATAATATTGGTTATAGTAGGCATAGTATCATTTAATAGTTTTCAAAATATCAAAACCACGACGGTGGTGACAGAAACAGAAGTCATTATTCCGAAAGAATAG
- a CDS encoding BlaI/MecI/CopY family transcriptional regulator — protein MEKNITEAEWKIMHVLWELSPLSLKEIIEELKKEKAWSNTTVRTLIVRLMEKGFIDADKTTSTFKYYPLVQKEECQIKEAKNLINTVFEGSMGMLVTAFAKRGKLTEKEQEELRKLIDKIEEE, from the coding sequence ATGGAAAAGAATATTACAGAAGCAGAATGGAAAATCATGCATGTATTATGGGAGCTGTCCCCATTGAGTTTAAAAGAAATTATAGAGGAGTTAAAAAAAGAAAAAGCTTGGTCTAATACCACAGTACGCACACTTATTGTGAGATTAATGGAGAAAGGCTTTATTGATGCAGATAAAACAACTAGTACTTTTAAGTATTATCCCTTAGTTCAGAAAGAAGAGTGTCAAATAAAAGAAGCTAAGAATTTAATTAATACAGTATTTGAAGGGTCTATGGGGATGTTAGTTACTGCTTTTGCTAAAAGGGGAAAGTTAACAGAAAAAGAGCAGGAAGAATTACGTAAGCTCATTGATAAAATAGAGGAGGAATAG
- a CDS encoding GNAT family N-acetyltransferase yields MQQLETERLVIRRFKEEDWKDLYEYLSDEEVVRYEPYQAFSIEASQNEAKSRAESPAFLAVCLKENNKLIGNIYFAKQEFKTWEIGYVFNRSYQGRGYATEAANAVIAYGFNTRGARRIVAMCNPLNTASWRLLERLGMRREGHLKQNIYFKKDEKGNPIWSDTYEYAILKDEYIKQ; encoded by the coding sequence ATGCAACAATTAGAGACAGAACGATTAGTAATAAGACGCTTTAAAGAAGAGGACTGGAAAGATTTATATGAGTATCTTTCTGATGAGGAAGTAGTGCGTTATGAGCCTTATCAAGCTTTTTCTATAGAAGCAAGTCAAAATGAAGCTAAAAGTAGGGCAGAAAGTCCAGCGTTTTTAGCGGTTTGTCTAAAAGAAAATAATAAGCTCATTGGCAATATTTACTTTGCAAAACAAGAGTTTAAAACATGGGAAATAGGTTATGTGTTTAATCGGTCTTATCAAGGGAGAGGGTATGCTACAGAAGCAGCAAATGCTGTTATAGCTTATGGTTTTAATACTAGGGGAGCAAGAAGAATTGTTGCCATGTGTAATCCGCTTAATACAGCATCTTGGAGATTGTTGGAGCGTTTAGGAATGAGAAGAGAAGGTCATTTAAAACAAAACATCTATTTCAAAAAAGATGAAAAAGGAAATCCCATTTGGAGTGATACCTATGAATATGCCATTCTTAAAGACGAGTATATTAAACAATAG
- a CDS encoding branched-chain amino acid transporter permease, which translates to MYLTPVQTLIIIGCVALGTMTTRFLPFILFPDYKEVPEYIAYLGKVLPYAVIGLLVIYCLKGISFTTMPFGLPELIGVAGTALLHLWKRNTLLSIGGGTVLYMILVQGIF; encoded by the coding sequence ATGTATTTAACACCCGTACAAACGTTAATTATTATTGGCTGTGTGGCTCTAGGAACTATGACCACTAGATTCTTGCCCTTTATTTTGTTTCCAGACTATAAAGAAGTTCCTGAGTATATTGCTTATTTGGGGAAAGTACTTCCTTATGCAGTTATTGGATTATTAGTAATCTATTGTTTAAAGGGTATTTCATTTACTACAATGCCATTTGGATTACCCGAATTAATAGGGGTTGCCGGCACTGCTTTACTACACCTATGGAAAAGGAATACTCTCCTGAGCATTGGTGGAGGGACGGTTCTTTATATGATATTAGTACAAGGTATTTTTTAG
- a CDS encoding methyl-accepting chemotaxis protein: MKEQKEGTKKREINIYSLKTKMVFLLLIVIIITTGINIWTAIPLASDSLSNVNQNYLYDLVVAYGDEVDKILSESNGEYVEALKELVAGIGIKGIDSSYAYIVKKDGTMLYHPTTDKIGKPVENKVVTEVVKQLNEGNVSEPTVVGYDFKGLKKYAAYYITKNTNDILVITADEADILKPIERIIRRSISGGGFALVVALIMGYVITGYLVRPIKKATTLVTRIAELDFVEDEEQNKLNKRKDETGEMSRAITTLRESLLKVVTHIKEQGNNLFSASELLSTNASETAITIEQVENAVHDMAAGATSQAEETQKATDHVIVIGDMIEETNKAVATLNDHAKQIKISSEAATETLKELDNINKKASDSIDVIYKQTNTTNESALKIKEAIALITSIADETNLLSLNASIEAARAGEQGRGFAVVATQIQKLAEQSNDSARKIEEIISSLIKDSTTAVGTMKEVKEIIEKQNENVEKTNTIFVEVKKGIDNSIEGVQAILERTKKMDEARVKVVDIVHSLSAIADENAASTQETSASATEVSSIMVNVSENAIQLKEIANSLDQGMNVFKL, from the coding sequence ATGAAAGAGCAAAAAGAAGGGACTAAAAAGAGGGAAATAAATATTTATTCTCTAAAGACAAAAATGGTTTTTTTACTACTAATTGTTATCATAATAACTACAGGCATAAATATATGGACCGCTATTCCTCTGGCAAGTGATAGCCTATCAAATGTAAATCAAAATTACTTATATGACTTAGTTGTAGCGTATGGGGATGAAGTTGACAAGATTCTATCCGAAAGTAATGGAGAGTATGTAGAAGCACTAAAAGAACTGGTAGCAGGTATAGGAATAAAGGGGATTGATTCAAGTTATGCTTATATAGTGAAAAAAGATGGAACTATGCTATATCATCCTACGACTGACAAAATAGGTAAACCAGTAGAGAATAAAGTAGTAACAGAGGTGGTAAAACAACTTAATGAAGGAAACGTATCAGAACCAACTGTTGTTGGTTATGACTTTAAGGGGCTTAAAAAATATGCTGCTTATTATATAACAAAAAATACTAATGACATATTAGTGATTACAGCTGATGAAGCAGATATTCTAAAACCAATAGAGAGAATTATTAGGAGAAGCATATCAGGAGGGGGATTTGCTCTTGTTGTAGCTTTAATTATGGGATATGTTATTACAGGCTATTTAGTACGTCCTATTAAAAAAGCTACAACATTGGTAACAAGAATTGCAGAATTAGATTTTGTTGAGGATGAAGAGCAGAATAAACTTAATAAGCGTAAAGATGAAACAGGAGAAATGAGTAGAGCCATTACAACGTTAAGAGAAAGTTTATTAAAGGTTGTTACTCATATTAAAGAGCAAGGAAATAACTTATTTTCTGCGTCAGAACTTCTTAGCACCAATGCCTCAGAGACAGCTATAACTATAGAACAAGTAGAAAATGCTGTTCATGATATGGCAGCAGGGGCAACTAGTCAAGCAGAGGAAACACAAAAAGCAACAGACCACGTCATTGTTATAGGTGACATGATAGAAGAGACTAATAAAGCTGTAGCAACACTTAATGATCATGCTAAGCAGATAAAGATATCTAGTGAAGCAGCAACGGAGACTTTAAAAGAATTAGATAATATAAATAAAAAAGCAAGTGATTCTATCGATGTCATTTATAAACAAACGAATACAACTAATGAATCAGCTTTAAAAATTAAAGAAGCAATAGCACTAATCACCTCTATTGCAGATGAAACCAATCTTTTATCCCTCAATGCATCTATTGAAGCAGCAAGAGCAGGGGAACAAGGAAGAGGCTTTGCAGTAGTAGCAACTCAAATTCAGAAACTAGCAGAACAATCTAATGATTCAGCTAGAAAGATAGAGGAAATCATTTCTTCTCTCATTAAAGATTCTACAACTGCTGTTGGAACTATGAAAGAAGTTAAAGAAATAATAGAAAAGCAAAATGAAAATGTAGAAAAAACGAATACCATCTTTGTTGAAGTAAAGAAAGGAATAGATAATTCTATTGAGGGAGTTCAAGCCATTCTAGAACGAACTAAGAAGATGGACGAAGCAAGAGTAAAGGTAGTGGATATTGTACATAGTTTATCAGCTATAGCAGATGAAAATGCGGCTAGTACACAGGAAACATCAGCTTCTGCTACAGAAGTAAGTAGTATTATGGTTAATGTTTCGGAGAATGCTATTCAATTAAAAGAGATTGCTAATAGTTTAGATCAAGGTATGAATGTATTTAAGCTATAA
- a CDS encoding RNA polymerase sigma factor — MLEIEQLYQMYKEDVFRYLVSLTHNPALSEDLLSEIFVIAIRRIGTYRGDASIKTWLFGIARNVWLQQLRRQNKDIDSSALFEIYVTDGIEQAFIDKEIIKRINELLGEKDERTKQIIYMRAEGYAFAEIGKKLGISENSARVIEFRTKRWLKEKLLEEGFG, encoded by the coding sequence GTGTTAGAGATAGAACAGCTGTATCAAATGTATAAGGAAGATGTCTTTAGATATTTAGTAAGTTTAACACATAATCCAGCCCTTTCGGAGGATTTACTTTCAGAGATATTCGTGATTGCCATTAGAAGGATAGGAACATATAGAGGTGATGCCTCTATAAAGACATGGCTATTTGGAATCGCGAGGAATGTATGGTTACAGCAGCTACGAAGGCAAAATAAAGATATAGATAGTAGTGCATTGTTTGAAATTTATGTAACAGATGGAATAGAGCAAGCTTTTATAGATAAGGAAATTATAAAAAGGATTAATGAACTTTTAGGGGAAAAGGATGAGCGAACAAAGCAAATTATTTATATGAGGGCAGAAGGCTATGCATTCGCTGAAATAGGTAAAAAGTTAGGTATATCGGAAAACTCAGCTAGGGTAATAGAATTTAGAACTAAACGATGGCTAAAGGAGAAGTTATTAGAGGAGGGATTTGGATGA